In the genome of Hypanus sabinus isolate sHypSab1 unplaced genomic scaffold, sHypSab1.hap1 scaffold_164, whole genome shotgun sequence, the window caaatttcacaggttccatggtggtaaaacgagagaacagtcactgtagattttatccatcgtaattccaaatccacatacaaattatcatcgaaagtgacttgtcacaaggaatATTATCTTCAAAGAAGAAGGAATATTGTCCTCACCACAGCCATGCAAGGGATAACACATCAGTTGTCTTCACAGGATATTTCAAATCAGATTCACTCCTATGGATCTAATGAGGTGAGAAACATTCGATGTACAGTGAAtcaataattaacccacccttgtgggcatagggaagctccaaacagtgacccttggccaccagttccctggtttcaatccttccatttttcctccttcatctccgtctgactctgagtgtctgtgtcctcggttaaaactaaacaagctgtgagtgatgtaaacaagctgcaagtcagactgattttaCTTCTTAATCCCTCTCTCTTAAAATGTCAGGCAAATTAAACCTAGGGATTCAGAACAATGgcaactccccattgtgaactgactgatgtgccagtagttgggatgaccgagtgaatcgcttcccacattctgagcaggtgaacggcttctccccagtgtgaactcgctgatgacattgttggttggatgactgagtgaatcccttcccacagattgagcaggtgaatggcttctccccggtgtgaactcgctgatgtctctgtagggtggaagattgaatgaatcgcttcccacattctgagcaagtgaacggcttctccccagtgtgaactcgcaagtgactctgtaggttggatgactgagtgaatctcttcccacagtctgagcagaggaacggcttctccccagtgtgaactcgctgatgtctatgtaggtgggatgactgagtgtatcccttcccacagactgagcaggtgaacagcttctccctagtgtgaacacgctgatgtaccAATAgagtggatgactcagtgaatctcttcccacagtctgagcagaggaatggcttctccccagtgtgaacttgctggtgtctctgcagaTGGTGTGaccgaatgaatcccttcccacactctgagcaggtgaacggcctctctccagtgtgaattcgctgatgaatCTGTAgtatggatgactgagtgaatctcttcccacagactgagcaggtaaatggcttctccccagtgtgaactcgctggtgtctccatAGTGTGGAagt includes:
- the LOC132387223 gene encoding gastrula zinc finger protein XlCGF7.1-like; amino-acid sequence: MAHLRVHTGEQPFTCLDCGKGFTCSSKLNVHQGVHTGEKPFTCSDCGKGFTHTSTLWRHQRVHTGEKPFTCSVCGKRFTQSSILQIHQRIHTGERPFTCSECGKGFIRSHHLQRHQQVHTGEKPFLCSDCGKRFTESSTLLVHQRVHTREKLFTCSVCGKGYTQSSHLHRHQRVHTGEKPFLCSDCGKRFTQSSNLQSHLRVHTGEKPFTCSECGKRFIQSSTLQRHQRVHTGEKPFTCSICGKGFTQSSNQQCHQRVHTGEKPFTCSECGKRFTRSSQLLAHQSVHNGELPLF